In a single window of the Streptomyces sp. NBC_00285 genome:
- a CDS encoding FAD-binding oxidoreductase, translating into MSADTFPVTGWGRTAPTAARLTRPRSYEEAVAAVRGCGARGGIPRGLGRAYGDAAQNAGGAVFDMTGLDRVHAIDADGGTVLCDAGVSLHRLMEVLLPLGWFVPVTPGTRYVTVGGAIGADIHGKNHHVAGSFSRHVLSFELLTADGEIHTVRKGTPLFHATTGGMGLTGMILTATVQLQPVETSLMVVDTERARDLDDLMARLTATDHDYRYSVAWIDLLARGAATGRAVLTRGDHAPLEALERQGLSGTRAMPGPGTPGAGTRARRDPLAFRTPRFPAPPVLVPEGLLNSTSVRLFNEFWYRKAPRARTGRLQRISAFFHPLDGVPHWNRIYGRGGFVQYQFVVGHGQEETLHRIVRRVSAHRCPSFLAVLKQFGDADPGWLSFPVPGWTLALDIPAGLPGLGTLLDELDEEVAAAGGRVYLAKDSRLRPELLAVMYPRLDDFRALRAELDPQGVFTSDLSRRLTL; encoded by the coding sequence ATGTCCGCCGACACCTTTCCCGTCACGGGATGGGGCCGCACCGCCCCCACCGCGGCCCGTCTGACCCGCCCACGGAGCTACGAGGAGGCCGTGGCCGCCGTCCGGGGCTGCGGGGCCCGTGGCGGCATCCCACGGGGCCTGGGGCGGGCGTACGGGGACGCGGCACAGAACGCCGGCGGCGCCGTGTTCGACATGACCGGCCTGGACCGCGTCCACGCGATCGACGCAGACGGCGGCACCGTGCTCTGCGACGCGGGCGTCTCCCTGCACCGGCTCATGGAGGTGCTGCTGCCGCTCGGCTGGTTCGTGCCGGTGACGCCCGGCACCCGCTATGTCACCGTCGGCGGGGCGATCGGCGCGGACATCCACGGCAAGAACCACCACGTGGCCGGCTCCTTCTCCCGCCATGTGCTGTCCTTCGAACTCCTCACCGCCGACGGCGAGATCCACACCGTGCGCAAGGGCACGCCCCTGTTCCACGCGACGACCGGCGGCATGGGCCTGACCGGGATGATCCTCACCGCGACGGTCCAGCTCCAGCCGGTCGAGACCTCCTTGATGGTGGTCGACACGGAACGCGCGCGTGACCTCGATGATCTGATGGCCCGTCTGACGGCGACCGATCACGACTACCGCTACTCGGTCGCCTGGATCGACCTGCTGGCCCGCGGGGCGGCCACGGGGCGCGCGGTGCTGACCCGAGGGGATCATGCGCCGCTGGAGGCGCTGGAGCGTCAGGGGCTGTCGGGTACGCGCGCGATGCCAGGGCCCGGGACGCCCGGTGCGGGCACACGTGCGCGTAGAGACCCGTTGGCCTTCCGGACCCCGCGCTTCCCGGCACCGCCCGTCCTCGTGCCCGAAGGGCTCCTCAACAGCACGAGCGTGAGGCTGTTCAACGAGTTCTGGTACCGGAAGGCGCCCCGCGCGCGGACCGGCCGGCTCCAGCGGATCTCCGCCTTCTTCCATCCCCTGGACGGCGTGCCCCACTGGAACCGGATCTACGGCCGCGGCGGCTTCGTGCAGTACCAGTTCGTCGTCGGACACGGCCAGGAGGAAACCCTGCACCGGATCGTGCGGCGCGTCTCCGCGCACCGGTGTCCGTCCTTCCTCGCCGTCCTCAAGCAGTTCGGGGACGCCGACCCGGGATGGCTCTCCTTCCCGGTGCCCGGCTGGACCCTGGCCCTGGACATCCCGGCCGGTCTGCCCGGACTCGGCACCCTCCTCGACGAACTGGACGAGGAGGTGGCCGCGGCCGGCGGGCGGGTCTACCTCGCCAAGGACTCCCGGTTGCGGCCGGAACTGCTCGCCGTGATGTACCCGCGCCTCGACGACTTCCGGGCGCTGCGCGCGGAACTCGACCCGCAAGGGGTGTTCACCTCGGACCTGTCCCGCCGCCTCACCCTCTAG
- a CDS encoding SCO4848 family membrane protein has protein sequence MKLSRPVSWFLLAFGVWSWIIWITFVKNLVADASGLAFDDAGDPTAYFWVHLLLAVVSFVLGTVVGLIGLRGIRALRRNSQPTPES, from the coding sequence ATGAAGCTCAGCCGCCCCGTCTCCTGGTTCCTGCTCGCCTTCGGGGTGTGGAGCTGGATCATCTGGATCACTTTCGTCAAGAACCTCGTCGCGGACGCCAGCGGGCTCGCCTTCGACGACGCGGGCGACCCGACGGCGTACTTCTGGGTGCACCTGCTGCTGGCTGTCGTCTCCTTCGTACTGGGGACGGTCGTCGGGCTGATCGGGTTGCGTGGCATCCGCGCACTGCGCCGGAACTCACAGCCGACCCCCGAGAGTTAG
- a CDS encoding metallophosphoesterase encodes MVIVFALLALAVLVTANWYLWRRLFRDTTGGPGRARRVGAAVIGGGWVLAVAALAAERTGAPFWLQRALAWPGFLWLALSIYLLLAVVAGEAVRPLLRRFLERRDRRCAPAVAVVPHPERVPAGAAADRQEADGEAVSSPEGPTGDGPGPQAPRELAAPSRRLFVSRAVAGAAAAAAVGTVGLGTYGVLRGPRIKRVTVPLAKLPRAGHGYRIAVVSDIHLSPVLGRGFAQKVVDTINSTRPDLIAVVGDLVDGSVKDLGPAAAPLAQLEARHGSYFVTGNHEYFSGAEQWVEEVRRLGLRPLENDRTELAWFDLAGVNDIAGESEGQGPDFTKALGDRDTTRACVLLAHQPVQIHDAVDHGVDLQLSGHTHGGQLWPGNLLAAAANPTVAGLERYGDTQLYVSRGAGAWGPPTRVGAPSDITVIELASKQA; translated from the coding sequence GTGGTCATCGTCTTCGCGCTGCTCGCGCTCGCCGTCCTCGTGACGGCCAACTGGTACCTGTGGCGCCGCCTGTTCCGCGACACCACCGGCGGCCCCGGACGGGCCCGCCGGGTGGGCGCGGCGGTCATCGGCGGCGGCTGGGTGCTGGCGGTCGCCGCCCTGGCCGCGGAGCGCACCGGAGCCCCCTTCTGGCTCCAGCGTGCGCTCGCATGGCCCGGTTTCCTGTGGCTGGCGCTGTCGATCTACCTCCTGCTCGCGGTCGTGGCGGGAGAGGCCGTACGACCCCTGCTGCGGCGTTTCCTCGAACGCCGGGACAGGCGCTGTGCGCCGGCCGTGGCCGTCGTGCCGCATCCGGAGCGGGTACCGGCAGGAGCGGCGGCAGACCGGCAGGAGGCCGACGGGGAAGCCGTGAGCTCGCCCGAGGGGCCGACCGGGGACGGACCGGGCCCCCAGGCACCGCGAGAGCTCGCTGCCCCCTCGCGCCGCCTCTTCGTCTCCAGGGCCGTCGCGGGAGCCGCCGCCGCGGCCGCCGTCGGGACCGTCGGCCTCGGCACCTACGGCGTGCTGCGCGGCCCCAGGATCAAGCGCGTCACCGTGCCGCTGGCCAAGCTCCCGCGCGCGGGACACGGCTACCGGATCGCGGTGGTCAGCGACATCCACCTGAGCCCGGTGCTCGGCCGGGGCTTCGCCCAGAAGGTCGTCGACACCATCAACTCCACCCGGCCCGACCTGATCGCGGTCGTCGGCGACCTGGTCGACGGCAGCGTGAAGGACCTCGGCCCGGCGGCGGCCCCCCTCGCCCAGCTGGAGGCGCGGCACGGCTCGTACTTCGTGACCGGCAACCACGAGTACTTCTCCGGCGCCGAGCAGTGGGTCGAGGAGGTACGGCGGCTCGGTCTGCGCCCGCTGGAGAACGACCGTACGGAACTGGCCTGGTTCGACCTCGCCGGTGTCAACGACATCGCGGGCGAGAGCGAGGGCCAGGGTCCCGACTTCACCAAGGCCCTCGGCGACCGGGACACCACGCGTGCGTGCGTGCTCCTCGCCCACCAGCCGGTGCAGATCCACGACGCGGTCGACCACGGCGTCGACCTCCAGCTCTCCGGCCACACCCACGGCGGCCAGCTCTGGCCCGGCAACCTCCTCGCCGCGGCCGCCAACCCGACCGTCGCGGGCCTGGAGCGCTACGGCGACACCCAGCTCTACGTGAGCCGCGGCGCGGGCGCCTGGGGCCCGCCCACGCGCGTGGGCGCCCCGTCGGACATCACGGTGATCGAACTGGCGTCGAAGCAGGCCTGA
- a CDS encoding decaprenylphospho-beta-D-erythro-pentofuranosid-2-ulose 2-reductase, translated as MKDAFGIPQSLLILGGTSEIALATARRLVVRRTRAVWLAGRPSPALDAAATELRALGAEVHTIAFDALDPESHEAVLGKVFAEGDIDMVLLAFGILGDQAHDEREPVAAVRVAQTNYTGAVSAGLVSARALQTQGHGSLVVLSSVAGERARRANFIYGSSKAGLDAFTQGLGDALHGTGVHVMVVRPGFVRSRMTAGLPEGPLATTPEAVAVAVELGLRRRSETVWVPGVLRVVMSAVRHVPRGLFRRLAL; from the coding sequence GTGAAGGACGCCTTCGGTATCCCCCAGTCCCTGCTCATCCTCGGCGGCACGTCCGAGATCGCGCTGGCCACCGCCCGCCGCCTCGTCGTCCGCCGCACCCGCGCGGTGTGGCTGGCGGGGCGCCCCTCCCCGGCCCTGGACGCGGCCGCAACGGAACTGCGCGCCCTGGGCGCGGAGGTCCACACCATCGCCTTCGACGCGCTGGATCCCGAGTCGCACGAGGCGGTGCTCGGCAAGGTCTTCGCGGAGGGCGACATCGACATGGTGCTGCTCGCCTTCGGGATCCTCGGCGACCAGGCCCACGACGAACGCGAGCCGGTCGCAGCCGTGCGCGTCGCGCAGACCAACTACACGGGCGCTGTCTCGGCCGGCCTGGTCTCCGCGCGCGCGTTGCAGACCCAGGGCCATGGGTCGCTGGTCGTGCTGTCCTCCGTCGCCGGCGAGCGGGCCCGCCGCGCCAACTTCATCTACGGCTCCAGCAAGGCCGGCCTCGACGCCTTCACCCAGGGCCTCGGCGACGCCCTCCACGGCACCGGCGTGCACGTCATGGTCGTACGCCCCGGATTCGTGCGGTCGAGGATGACGGCCGGTCTACCGGAAGGGCCCCTCGCGACCACTCCGGAAGCGGTGGCTGTGGCTGTCGAACTGGGCCTGCGACGGCGTTCGGAAACGGTCTGGGTGCCGGGGGTACTGCGGGTGGTGATGTCGGCGGTCCGGCACGTCCCGCGGGGGCTGTTCCGGCGGCTGGCGCTGTAA
- a CDS encoding decaprenyl-phosphate phosphoribosyltransferase, with protein sequence MTETAPLANSTRPAVLEQRTPPRRPPAPRPHTLAALLRGLLRTARPKQWAKNVLVAAAPAAAGRLLVPHALTRLALVFVLFTACAVAVYLINDARDAEADRAHPVKRHRPVAAGQVPVPVAYAIGGTLGVLAPLLAARLTSPAVAALLAAYVGMQLAYCLSLKHVLVVDLAVVTSGFLMRAAAGGLALGIPLSRWFLITTGFGALFMVSAKRYSEAVQMAGTAGATRALLTEYTTGYLRFVWQLAAGGAVLGYCLWALEGGHGPHPGLLPWRQLSVVAFILAILRYAVFADRGTAGEPEDVVLRDRALALIALTWLAMYGLAVAKW encoded by the coding sequence GTGACGGAAACAGCGCCCCTTGCCAACAGCACGCGCCCTGCGGTCCTGGAACAGCGCACGCCCCCGCGCCGCCCCCCTGCACCCCGACCGCACACCCTGGCCGCCCTCCTCCGAGGCCTCCTGCGGACGGCCCGCCCCAAGCAGTGGGCCAAGAACGTCCTGGTCGCCGCAGCCCCCGCCGCCGCGGGCCGGCTCCTGGTCCCGCACGCCCTGACCCGGCTCGCCCTCGTCTTCGTCCTCTTCACCGCCTGCGCGGTCGCCGTCTACCTGATCAACGACGCACGGGACGCCGAGGCCGACCGCGCCCACCCCGTCAAGCGCCACCGCCCGGTCGCCGCCGGACAGGTCCCGGTCCCCGTGGCCTACGCCATCGGCGGCACCCTGGGCGTCCTCGCGCCGCTCCTCGCGGCCCGGCTGACCTCACCCGCGGTGGCGGCGCTCCTGGCGGCGTACGTCGGCATGCAACTGGCGTACTGCCTCAGTCTCAAGCACGTCCTCGTCGTCGACCTCGCCGTCGTCACGTCCGGCTTCCTGATGCGGGCGGCGGCGGGCGGGCTCGCGCTCGGCATCCCGCTCTCGCGCTGGTTCCTGATCACGACCGGGTTCGGCGCGCTGTTCATGGTGTCGGCCAAGCGCTACTCCGAGGCCGTCCAGATGGCCGGTACAGCGGGCGCCACACGCGCGTTGCTCACCGAGTACACCACCGGCTACCTGCGCTTCGTGTGGCAGCTCGCGGCCGGGGGCGCCGTGCTCGGCTACTGCCTGTGGGCCCTGGAGGGCGGCCACGGACCGCACCCCGGCCTGCTGCCCTGGAGACAGCTGTCCGTCGTCGCCTTCATCCTCGCGATCCTCAGATACGCCGTCTTCGCCGACCGCGGCACGGCGGGCGAGCCCGAGGACGTCGTCCTGCGCGACCGCGCACTCGCCCTCATCGCCCTCACATGGCTCGCCATGTACGGCCTGGCGGTGGCCAAGTGGTAG
- a CDS encoding YihY/virulence factor BrkB family protein: MDWLKRLPVVGPLWVRLTATHVWRSYERLDRVKWTRLAAAMTFTSFVALFPLLTVAAAAAAATLSTKQQNDLQNKIADQVPGISEQLNIDDLVQNAGTVGLIAAAALLFTGIGWAGSMRECLRAVWELADEDENAVLRKGKDLGILIGLGGAVLATLAISTVASALVDWIGGGLGLQEGGAGRVLLRIAAFAIAVLADFLLLLYVLTLLPGVEPARRRLFVAALTGAVGFELLKLLLSGYMQGVATKNMYGAFGVPVALLLWINFTAKLVLFCAAWTATGSKERELTDETSDDAPDQAVASGG; this comes from the coding sequence ATGGACTGGCTGAAGAGACTCCCCGTCGTCGGGCCGCTCTGGGTGCGCCTGACGGCCACACACGTGTGGCGGTCGTACGAACGGCTGGACCGGGTGAAGTGGACCCGGCTGGCCGCCGCGATGACGTTCACCAGCTTCGTCGCGCTGTTCCCGCTGCTCACCGTGGCCGCCGCGGCGGCCGCCGCCACGCTCAGCACGAAGCAGCAGAACGACCTCCAGAACAAGATCGCCGACCAGGTGCCCGGCATCTCCGAGCAGCTGAACATCGACGACCTGGTGCAGAACGCCGGCACCGTCGGGCTCATCGCAGCCGCCGCCCTGCTGTTCACCGGCATCGGCTGGGCCGGCTCGATGCGCGAGTGTCTGCGCGCGGTGTGGGAGCTGGCCGACGAGGACGAGAACGCGGTCCTGCGCAAGGGCAAGGACCTGGGCATCCTGATCGGGCTCGGCGGCGCCGTCCTTGCCACGCTCGCCATCTCCACCGTCGCCTCCGCACTGGTCGACTGGATCGGCGGTGGACTCGGCCTTCAGGAGGGCGGCGCGGGCCGGGTCCTGCTGCGGATCGCCGCGTTCGCGATCGCCGTACTCGCCGACTTCCTGCTCCTGCTGTACGTCCTGACCCTGCTGCCCGGTGTCGAGCCGGCACGCCGGCGCCTGTTCGTCGCCGCGCTGACCGGGGCGGTCGGCTTCGAGCTGCTGAAGCTGCTGCTGAGCGGCTACATGCAGGGCGTGGCGACGAAGAACATGTACGGCGCGTTCGGCGTCCCCGTCGCCCTGCTGCTGTGGATCAACTTCACGGCCAAGCTGGTGCTGTTCTGCGCCGCCTGGACGGCGACGGGGAGCAAGGAGCGGGAGCTCACGGACGAGACGAGCGACGACGCACCAGATCAGGCAGTGGCCAGCGGCGGTTGA
- a CDS encoding phosphatase PAP2 family protein, giving the protein MDGMDHHILSTLRAHGADPRVAGAARALSWAGEHGALWLAAGLAGAAVDGTRRSAWLRGAALTAGAHVVSMGVKRVVRRPRPAHVEPLVRTAGRYSFPSSHATSAAAAAVAYGTLGAYPVPPLAAAMCVSRLVVGVHHPSDVLAGAALGVLTARIGSRWMTGGILDNRERA; this is encoded by the coding sequence ATGGACGGCATGGACCACCACATTCTCTCGACGCTGCGGGCCCACGGCGCCGACCCGCGCGTCGCCGGGGCCGCGCGGGCCCTGTCCTGGGCCGGTGAGCACGGCGCGCTGTGGCTCGCGGCGGGGCTGGCCGGGGCCGCCGTGGACGGCACGCGCCGGAGCGCCTGGTTGCGCGGTGCGGCGCTCACCGCGGGCGCGCATGTCGTCAGCATGGGAGTGAAGCGGGTGGTACGGCGTCCGCGCCCCGCGCATGTGGAGCCCTTGGTGCGCACGGCGGGCCGGTACTCCTTCCCCAGCTCGCACGCGACCTCCGCAGCGGCCGCCGCCGTCGCCTACGGCACGCTGGGCGCGTACCCCGTCCCGCCCCTCGCCGCCGCCATGTGCGTCTCCCGCCTGGTCGTCGGCGTGCACCACCCCTCGGACGTCCTGGCGGGCGCGGCCCTGGGAGTCCTCACGGCGCGCATCGGATCCCGCTGGATGACCGGTGGCATCCTCGACAACCGGGAGCGCGCGTGA
- a CDS encoding D-alanyl-D-alanine carboxypeptidase family protein — MSAPKKTAGRSLLVTSAAALSSLALTAPVALAAPSPTPSATPSATPPAKMSGVGGARLGQAGTQVNLASGVPVLPKDITARSWIVTDAESGDVLASHNAHWRLPPASTMKMLFADTVLPKFPKTEKHKVVPSDLAGMGAGSSLVGIKEGETYTVHDLWLGVFLRSGNDAVHVLSAMNKGVAKTVTEMNEHAEELQALDTHVVSPDGYDAPGQVSSAYDLTLFARSGLQKKDFREYCSTVTAKFPGETKKNKKGKTVRKSFEIQNTDRLLSGDYDISQYPGIAGVKNGNTTNAGATFTGVAERSGRVLLVTVMNPSKEEHNEVYKETAKLFDWGFKAAGKVAPVGELVPPKGTARSSAQPEASGEAGGGSGDTGASAKPVASATADGGSRGMETALAITGGLLVLLAGAAFLVNRRWPLPDLVRRRSSRP; from the coding sequence GTGTCCGCTCCCAAGAAGACCGCAGGGCGATCCCTGCTGGTCACCTCCGCCGCCGCCCTGTCGTCCCTCGCGCTGACCGCGCCCGTCGCTCTCGCGGCCCCAAGCCCCACACCGAGCGCCACCCCCTCGGCCACTCCCCCGGCGAAGATGTCGGGCGTGGGCGGCGCGCGGCTCGGCCAGGCCGGCACACAGGTCAATCTGGCGAGCGGGGTCCCGGTGCTGCCGAAGGACATCACGGCGCGCTCCTGGATCGTCACGGACGCCGAGTCCGGCGATGTGCTCGCCTCGCACAACGCGCACTGGCGGCTGCCCCCGGCGAGCACCATGAAGATGCTCTTCGCGGACACCGTGCTGCCGAAGTTCCCCAAGACCGAGAAGCACAAGGTCGTCCCCTCGGACCTCGCGGGCATGGGTGCCGGCTCCAGCCTGGTCGGCATAAAGGAGGGCGAGACGTACACGGTCCACGACCTGTGGCTCGGCGTCTTCCTTCGCTCCGGCAACGACGCCGTCCACGTCCTGTCGGCGATGAACAAGGGCGTCGCCAAGACCGTCACGGAGATGAACGAGCACGCCGAGGAGCTCCAGGCCCTCGACACGCACGTGGTCAGCCCCGACGGCTACGACGCCCCCGGCCAGGTCTCCTCGGCCTACGACCTGACCCTGTTCGCCCGCTCCGGACTGCAGAAGAAGGACTTCCGCGAGTACTGCTCGACGGTCACCGCGAAGTTCCCGGGCGAGACGAAGAAGAACAAGAAGGGCAAGACCGTCCGCAAGTCCTTCGAGATCCAGAACACCGACCGGCTGCTGAGCGGCGACTACGACATCTCGCAGTACCCGGGCATCGCAGGTGTGAAGAACGGCAACACCACCAACGCCGGCGCCACCTTCACCGGTGTCGCCGAGCGGAGCGGCAGGGTGCTGCTCGTCACCGTCATGAACCCGTCGAAGGAAGAGCACAACGAGGTCTACAAGGAGACCGCGAAGCTCTTCGACTGGGGCTTCAAGGCGGCCGGCAAGGTGGCGCCGGTGGGTGAGCTGGTGCCGCCCAAGGGCACCGCGCGGTCCAGCGCCCAGCCAGAGGCCTCGGGGGAGGCCGGGGGCGGCTCGGGGGACACCGGGGCCTCGGCCAAGCCGGTCGCCTCCGCCACGGCCGACGGCGGCTCCCGCGGCATGGAGACCGCCCTCGCGATCACCGGCGGGCTGCTGGTGCTGCTCGCGGGCGCCGCGTTCCTGGTCAACCGCCGCTGGCCACTGCCTGATCTGGTGCGTCGTCGCTCGTCTCGTCCGTGA